One window of Carassius auratus strain Wakin chromosome 17, ASM336829v1, whole genome shotgun sequence genomic DNA carries:
- the LOC113117745 gene encoding pleckstrin homology domain-containing family G member 3 isoform X4 gives MREESVCAHNSSLMGEAECHRLSTGSSVGTPDPRAADGCSLSSSEPSEDGRPVSIVSTVSSESSVEGSSGSLTAGADIGLELSPQEGPSDPPDLLGLDWPVEEPSVTTPDSPSPFASVTMAPNPQLTHVDRVVMEIIETERMYVRDLRSIVEDYLVHIIDTKDLPINPEHVCSLFGNIEHIYEFNSELLQSLDMCASDPVAIARCFVDKSEYFEIYTQYCTNYPNSVAVLTECLRNETLAKFFRDRQASLKRSLPLGSYLLKPVQRILKYHLLLQEIAKHFDPEEDGYEVVIEAIDSMTGVAWYINDMKRKHEHAVRLQEVQSLLINWNGPDLTTFGELVLEGTFHVHRARKERTLFLFDKMLLITKKRGELYVYKTHISSSTLMLIESAKDSLRFSVTHYKQPKQPHTVQARTVEEKKLWAHHIKRLILENHHAVIPQKAKDAILDMDSTCPVKYRYSPDRLKKASSCQNDDFSDVLQERRRSEPAKRSVRSTKGTLKDREGCWENWPMNQSSQTPTKEKHDDTSESLTLFEQSSTGERSSPKVFSPLRESEETGMNQSEDYPKISGTIMAGCHTDPEIIDFNTGGQRIGDNVEDSVHFSSPPGLEEHLSEDVQNMEVDVEAPGGLLSSSVLDKACNISERCASSLFQNTSLGVEESFDLGCPSSQLESRSSLLSSGAEPREKDKGLEFRRSTPEPLTETVPDSLFIPNQRSQMNPDTLSKNDRLLIHKIRRYYEHAEHQDASFAVKRRESLSYIPAGLVRNLSQQLNDLADEDLALHKRVPSITRPTLWSVFNLSGLGVDKKAKDSSDFVVPANGKESNLRDLSGNDEFQSASDMAKAWQDMEITGTSERHQDSEDSQMTTPGEEKKAETSKGSLDSGLGEPLVILEETDESFSSSPINNVLEKDKMQEFLRHPNEEHKLQEHHNVDHTSLPKSISLRSASEDERILQEMEKMKNKVFHLARQYSQRIKNNRPMVKQRPKISDNHFVPKNLSCVMEERPPGKEKGIPDKPLLLNLNEQDLIPDSTTTSPTSSLCSPGSPQFLNCRLNAQRPQSPIQTETFNWPDVKELRSKYNKQSQDEASASPRPFPVGRSTSISERALETGSERSSASCSLSCSSPFSNSTLQRSTSMDSTCSSKTLEGEGLPSLCSGNAFDSGLGSTNAHEQLERGCDSGQDGNNLVLETTCLGKPEEDDSAMVSQSELAMANSKEHNFSECMENAENSQHSLVKNLRDKFQISNT, from the exons CAGAATGTCATCGTCTGTCCACCGGTTCGTCTGTGGGGACTCCGGATCCACGGGCCGCAGACGGCTGTTCTCTGTCCAGCTCTGAGCCTTCAGAGGACGGCCGGCCGGTCAGCATTGTGTCCACCGTCTCGTCCGAGTCATCCGTGGAGGGCAGCAGCGGCTCCCTGACCGCAGGAGCTGATATCGGCCTGGAGCTCAGTCCTCAGGAGGGTCCTTCAGATCCTCCAGATCTTCTCGGCTTGGACTGGCCAGTTGAAGAACCGTCGGTCACTACACCAGACTCTCCGTCACCGTTCGCATCCGTCACAATGGCCCCGAACCCTCAGCTCACACACGTGGATCGTGTCGTGATGGAGATTATCGAGACGGAGCGGATGTACGTCAGGGATCTGCGCAGCATCGTAGAG GATTATCTTGTGCATATCATTGACACCAAGGACCTCCCAATCAATCCAGAGCACGTGTGTTCGCTGTTTGGGAATATTGAACACATTTATGAGTTCAACAG TGAGTTATTACAGTCTTTAGACATGTGTGCCAGTGATCCTGTGGCCATCGCACGCTGCTTTGTGGACAAg AGCGAGTATTTTGAGATCTACACGCAGTACTGTACAAACTACCCGAA ttcggTGGCGGTGTTGACAGAGTGTCTGAGGAATGAAACTCTGGCCAAGTTCTTCAGGGATCGTCAGGCGTCTCTCAAGCGCTCTCTTCCTTTGGGTTCTTACCTGCTCAAACCAGTTCAGAGGATCCTCAAATATCACCTGCTGCTTCAG gaAATCGCCAAGCACTTCGACCCCGAGGAGGACGGGTACGAGGTGGTGATCGAGGCCATCGACAGCATGACGGGAGTCGCCTGGTACATCAACGACATGAAGAGAAAACACGAGCACGCCGTGAGACTTCAG GAGGTCCAGTCTCTGCTCATAAACTGGAATGGTCCGGATCTGACCACATTCGGCGAGTTGGTTCTGGAAGGAACGTTTCACGTCCACCGCGCCAGAAAGGAGAGAACCCTGTTCCTGTTCGATAAGATGCTGCTCATCACCAAGAAACGAGGAGAACTTTACGTCTACAAGACTCACATCTCG AGTTCCACACTGATGCTGATAGAAAGTGCTAAAGATTCGCTGCGCTTCAGCGTGACGCATTACAAGCAGCCCAAGCAGCCGCACACGGTTCAG gCCAGAACAGTGGAGGAGAAGAAACTGTGGGCTCATCACATAAAGAGACTCATTCTGGAGAACCATCACGCCGTTATCCCGCAGAAA GCCAAAGACGCGATCCTGGACATGGACTCCACAT GTCCAGTGAAGTACCGCTACAGTCCGGACCGGCTGAAGAAAGCGTCGTCTTGTCAAAATGACGATTTCTCTGATGTGTTACAGGAACGGAGACGCTCTG AACCGGCTAAACGATCTGTACGAAGCACTAAAG GAACGCTTAAG GACAGAGAAGGTTGTTGGGAAAATTGGCCAATGAACCAAAGCAGCCAAACACCCACTAAAGAAAAACATGATGATACAAGTGAAAGTTTGACTCTCTTTGAACAG AGCTCAACTGGGGAACGCAGTTCACCGAAGGTCTTTTCTCCTCTCAGAGAATCAGAGGAAACTGGGATGAACCAATCAGAGGATTATCCCAAAATCTCTGGGACAATAATGGCAGGATGCCACACCGATCCAGAGATAATAGACTTCAATACTGGAGGACAAAGAATTGGCGATAATGTTGAGGACAGTGTGCATTTCTCATCTCCTCCTGGACTAGAAGAGCACCTCTCAGAAGATGTGCAGAACATGGAGGTAGATGTTGAAGCACCTGGTGGTCTCTTGTCTTCATCTGTTCTGGACAAGGCATGCAATATCTCCGAGCGATGTGCCAGCAGTCTCTTTCAAAATACTAGTCTAGGAGTCGAAGAGTCTTTTGATTTGGGCTGCCCCTCTTCTCAATTGGAAAGTAGAAGCAGTTTGCTCAGCAGTGGTGCCGAGCCCCGTGAGAAAGACAAAGGCCTTGAGTTTAGACGGTCCACTCCAGAACCATTAACAGAGACTGTTCCCGACAGCCTGTTTATACCAAACCAAAGATCTCAAATGAATCCGGATACCCTTTCCAAAAACGACAGATTGCTCATACATAAGATTCGAAGGTACTATGAACATGCTGAGCACCAGGATGCAAGCTTTGCCGTCAAACGCAGAGAGAGCCTTTCGTACATCCCTGCAGGCCTAGTCCGTAATCTGAGCCAACAACTCAATGACCTTGCAGACGAGGATTTGGCATTGCATAAGAGGGTCCCTTCCATCACAAGGCCAACTTTATGGTCGGTCTTTAATCTATCAGGCTTGGGGGTCGACAAGAAAGCAAAGGATAGCTCTGATTTTGTGGTCCCTGCAAATGGCAAAGAGTCCAACCTTCGAGATCTAAGTGGGAATGATGAATTCCAGTCTGCATCTGATATGGCTAAAGCGTGGCAAGACATGGAGATAACTGGGACTTCTGAACGACATCAGGACTCTGAGGATTCCCAAATGACTACACCTGGTGAAGAAAAGAAAGCAGAAACCAGTAAGGGGAGCTTGGATAGCGGACTTGGGGAACCTCTTGTAATACTGGAAGAGACCGATGAAAGCTTTTCCTCGTCCCCAATCAACAACGTCTTAGAAAAGGACAAGATGCAAGAGTTCCTAAGGCATCCAAATGAGGAACACAAGTTACAAGAGCACCACAATGTTGACCACACTTCTTTACCAAAGAGCATCTCCTTACGGTCTGCTAGTGAGGATGAACGCATCCTTCAAGAAAtggagaaaatgaaaaataaggtGTTTCATTTGGCCAGGCAGTACAGTCAACGTATAAAAAACAACAGACCGATGGTAAAGCAGAGGCCCAAGATCTCAGACAACCATTTCGTGCCCAAGAACCTGTCTTGCGTGATGGAGGAGAGACCTCCAGGAAAAGAGAAAG GCATTCCTGACAAGCCACTGTTGTTGAACTTGAATGAGCAGGACCTTATCCCGGACTCTACGACTACTAGTCCAACTTCCAGCCTCTGTTCTCCTGGAAGTCCTCAGTTCCTCAATTGCAGATTAAATGCTCAGAGACCACAAAGTCCTATACAGACCGAGACCTTCAATTGGCCGGATGTAAAAGAGTTGCGTTCCAAATATAACAAGCAAAGTCAAGATGAGGCTTCCGCTTCCCCTCGTCCGTTCCCAGTGGGTCGCAGTACTTCAATTTCAGAAAGAGCTCTGGAAACTGGATCAGAGAGATCCAGTGCATCGTGTTCATTGTCTTGTTCGTCCCCTTTCAGCAATAGCACATTGCAGAGATCTACTTCAATGGATTCTACATGTTCCAGCAAGACCCTTGAAGGTGAAGGTTTGCCTTCGCTGTGTAGCGGCAATGCATTTGATTCCGGCTTGGGATCCACTAATGCACACGAGCAACTGGAGAGAGGTTGTGATTCTGGTCAAGATGGGAACAACCTTGTTTTAGAGACGACTTGCTTGGGCAAGCCTGAAGAGGATGATTCAGCAATGGTTTCACAATCTGAACTTGCAATGGCAAACAGTAAAGAGCACAACTTTAGTGAATGCATGGAAAACGCTGAGAACAGtcaacatagtttggttaaaaacCTGCGGGATAAATTTCAGATTTCTAATACTTGA
- the LOC113117745 gene encoding pleckstrin homology domain-containing family G member 3 isoform X2 produces MREESVCAHNSSLMGEECHRLSTGSSVGTPDPRAADGCSLSSSEPSEDGRPVSIVSTVSSESSVEGSSGSLTAGADIGLELSPQEGPSDPPDLLGLDWPVEEPSVTTPDSPSPFASVTMAPNPQLTHVDRVVMEIIETERMYVRDLRSIVEDYLVHIIDTKDLPINPEHVCSLFGNIEHIYEFNSELLQSLDMCASDPVAIARCFVDKSEYFEIYTQYCTNYPNSVAVLTECLRNETLAKFFRDRQASLKRSLPLGSYLLKPVQRILKYHLLLQEIAKHFDPEEDGYEVVIEAIDSMTGVAWYINDMKRKHEHAVRLQEVQSLLINWNGPDLTTFGELVLEGTFHVHRARKERTLFLFDKMLLITKKRGELYVYKTHISSSTLMLIESAKDSLRFSVTHYKQPKQPHTVQARTVEEKKLWAHHIKRLILENHHAVIPQKAKDAILDMDSTCPVKYRYSPDRLKKASSCQNDDFSDVLQERRRSEPAKRSVRSTKGTLKHADSEGTLLVDKDRLSMLPTTTNSNPELKTTEPGMIQNGQHHESSTGSLDDREKAKSAEDRIGGDNVEEEDLMGVEQVADFATSVLAAISCWHYRAKALLFNQFITDREGCWENWPMNQSSQTPTKEKHDDTSESLTLFEQSSTGERSSPKVFSPLRESEETGMNQSEDYPKISGTIMAGCHTDPEIIDFNTGGQRIGDNVEDSVHFSSPPGLEEHLSEDVQNMEVDVEAPGGLLSSSVLDKACNISERCASSLFQNTSLGVEESFDLGCPSSQLESRSSLLSSGAEPREKDKGLEFRRSTPEPLTETVPDSLFIPNQRSQMNPDTLSKNDRLLIHKIRRYYEHAEHQDASFAVKRRESLSYIPAGLVRNLSQQLNDLADEDLALHKRVPSITRPTLWSVFNLSGLGVDKKAKDSSDFVVPANGKESNLRDLSGNDEFQSASDMAKAWQDMEITGTSERHQDSEDSQMTTPGEEKKAETSKGSLDSGLGEPLVILEETDESFSSSPINNVLEKDKMQEFLRHPNEEHKLQEHHNVDHTSLPKSISLRSASEDERILQEMEKMKNKVFHLARQYSQRIKNNRPMVKQRPKISDNHFVPKNLSCVMEERPPGKEKGIPDKPLLLNLNEQDLIPDSTTTSPTSSLCSPGSPQFLNCRLNAQRPQSPIQTETFNWPDVKELRSKYNKQSQDEASASPRPFPVGRSTSISERALETGSERSSASCSLSCSSPFSNSTLQRSTSMDSTCSSKTLEGEGLPSLCSGNAFDSGLGSTNAHEQLERGCDSGQDGNNLVLETTCLGKPEEDDSAMVSQSELAMANSKEHNFSECMENAENSQHSLVKNLRDKFQISNT; encoded by the exons AATGTCATCGTCTGTCCACCGGTTCGTCTGTGGGGACTCCGGATCCACGGGCCGCAGACGGCTGTTCTCTGTCCAGCTCTGAGCCTTCAGAGGACGGCCGGCCGGTCAGCATTGTGTCCACCGTCTCGTCCGAGTCATCCGTGGAGGGCAGCAGCGGCTCCCTGACCGCAGGAGCTGATATCGGCCTGGAGCTCAGTCCTCAGGAGGGTCCTTCAGATCCTCCAGATCTTCTCGGCTTGGACTGGCCAGTTGAAGAACCGTCGGTCACTACACCAGACTCTCCGTCACCGTTCGCATCCGTCACAATGGCCCCGAACCCTCAGCTCACACACGTGGATCGTGTCGTGATGGAGATTATCGAGACGGAGCGGATGTACGTCAGGGATCTGCGCAGCATCGTAGAG GATTATCTTGTGCATATCATTGACACCAAGGACCTCCCAATCAATCCAGAGCACGTGTGTTCGCTGTTTGGGAATATTGAACACATTTATGAGTTCAACAG TGAGTTATTACAGTCTTTAGACATGTGTGCCAGTGATCCTGTGGCCATCGCACGCTGCTTTGTGGACAAg AGCGAGTATTTTGAGATCTACACGCAGTACTGTACAAACTACCCGAA ttcggTGGCGGTGTTGACAGAGTGTCTGAGGAATGAAACTCTGGCCAAGTTCTTCAGGGATCGTCAGGCGTCTCTCAAGCGCTCTCTTCCTTTGGGTTCTTACCTGCTCAAACCAGTTCAGAGGATCCTCAAATATCACCTGCTGCTTCAG gaAATCGCCAAGCACTTCGACCCCGAGGAGGACGGGTACGAGGTGGTGATCGAGGCCATCGACAGCATGACGGGAGTCGCCTGGTACATCAACGACATGAAGAGAAAACACGAGCACGCCGTGAGACTTCAG GAGGTCCAGTCTCTGCTCATAAACTGGAATGGTCCGGATCTGACCACATTCGGCGAGTTGGTTCTGGAAGGAACGTTTCACGTCCACCGCGCCAGAAAGGAGAGAACCCTGTTCCTGTTCGATAAGATGCTGCTCATCACCAAGAAACGAGGAGAACTTTACGTCTACAAGACTCACATCTCG AGTTCCACACTGATGCTGATAGAAAGTGCTAAAGATTCGCTGCGCTTCAGCGTGACGCATTACAAGCAGCCCAAGCAGCCGCACACGGTTCAG gCCAGAACAGTGGAGGAGAAGAAACTGTGGGCTCATCACATAAAGAGACTCATTCTGGAGAACCATCACGCCGTTATCCCGCAGAAA GCCAAAGACGCGATCCTGGACATGGACTCCACAT GTCCAGTGAAGTACCGCTACAGTCCGGACCGGCTGAAGAAAGCGTCGTCTTGTCAAAATGACGATTTCTCTGATGTGTTACAGGAACGGAGACGCTCTG AACCGGCTAAACGATCTGTACGAAGCACTAAAG GAACGCTTAAG CATGCAGACAGCGAAGGTACTCTATTAGTGGATAAAGACCGTCTTTCCATGCTGCCCACAACCACAAACTCAAACCCAGAACTCAAGACTACGGAACCAGGAATGATTCAGAACGGACAACATCATGAATCCAGCACAGGTTCGCTGGATGACCGTGAGAAAGCAAAGAGCGCAGAGGACAGAATAGGAGGAGATAATGTTGAAGAGGAAGATCTGATGGGAGTCGAGCAGGTAGCAGACTTTGCCACTTCAGTGTTGGCCGCCATCTCCTGCTGGCATTATAGGGCCAAGGCTTTGCTTTTCAATCAGTTCATCACG GACAGAGAAGGTTGTTGGGAAAATTGGCCAATGAACCAAAGCAGCCAAACACCCACTAAAGAAAAACATGATGATACAAGTGAAAGTTTGACTCTCTTTGAACAG AGCTCAACTGGGGAACGCAGTTCACCGAAGGTCTTTTCTCCTCTCAGAGAATCAGAGGAAACTGGGATGAACCAATCAGAGGATTATCCCAAAATCTCTGGGACAATAATGGCAGGATGCCACACCGATCCAGAGATAATAGACTTCAATACTGGAGGACAAAGAATTGGCGATAATGTTGAGGACAGTGTGCATTTCTCATCTCCTCCTGGACTAGAAGAGCACCTCTCAGAAGATGTGCAGAACATGGAGGTAGATGTTGAAGCACCTGGTGGTCTCTTGTCTTCATCTGTTCTGGACAAGGCATGCAATATCTCCGAGCGATGTGCCAGCAGTCTCTTTCAAAATACTAGTCTAGGAGTCGAAGAGTCTTTTGATTTGGGCTGCCCCTCTTCTCAATTGGAAAGTAGAAGCAGTTTGCTCAGCAGTGGTGCCGAGCCCCGTGAGAAAGACAAAGGCCTTGAGTTTAGACGGTCCACTCCAGAACCATTAACAGAGACTGTTCCCGACAGCCTGTTTATACCAAACCAAAGATCTCAAATGAATCCGGATACCCTTTCCAAAAACGACAGATTGCTCATACATAAGATTCGAAGGTACTATGAACATGCTGAGCACCAGGATGCAAGCTTTGCCGTCAAACGCAGAGAGAGCCTTTCGTACATCCCTGCAGGCCTAGTCCGTAATCTGAGCCAACAACTCAATGACCTTGCAGACGAGGATTTGGCATTGCATAAGAGGGTCCCTTCCATCACAAGGCCAACTTTATGGTCGGTCTTTAATCTATCAGGCTTGGGGGTCGACAAGAAAGCAAAGGATAGCTCTGATTTTGTGGTCCCTGCAAATGGCAAAGAGTCCAACCTTCGAGATCTAAGTGGGAATGATGAATTCCAGTCTGCATCTGATATGGCTAAAGCGTGGCAAGACATGGAGATAACTGGGACTTCTGAACGACATCAGGACTCTGAGGATTCCCAAATGACTACACCTGGTGAAGAAAAGAAAGCAGAAACCAGTAAGGGGAGCTTGGATAGCGGACTTGGGGAACCTCTTGTAATACTGGAAGAGACCGATGAAAGCTTTTCCTCGTCCCCAATCAACAACGTCTTAGAAAAGGACAAGATGCAAGAGTTCCTAAGGCATCCAAATGAGGAACACAAGTTACAAGAGCACCACAATGTTGACCACACTTCTTTACCAAAGAGCATCTCCTTACGGTCTGCTAGTGAGGATGAACGCATCCTTCAAGAAAtggagaaaatgaaaaataaggtGTTTCATTTGGCCAGGCAGTACAGTCAACGTATAAAAAACAACAGACCGATGGTAAAGCAGAGGCCCAAGATCTCAGACAACCATTTCGTGCCCAAGAACCTGTCTTGCGTGATGGAGGAGAGACCTCCAGGAAAAGAGAAAG GCATTCCTGACAAGCCACTGTTGTTGAACTTGAATGAGCAGGACCTTATCCCGGACTCTACGACTACTAGTCCAACTTCCAGCCTCTGTTCTCCTGGAAGTCCTCAGTTCCTCAATTGCAGATTAAATGCTCAGAGACCACAAAGTCCTATACAGACCGAGACCTTCAATTGGCCGGATGTAAAAGAGTTGCGTTCCAAATATAACAAGCAAAGTCAAGATGAGGCTTCCGCTTCCCCTCGTCCGTTCCCAGTGGGTCGCAGTACTTCAATTTCAGAAAGAGCTCTGGAAACTGGATCAGAGAGATCCAGTGCATCGTGTTCATTGTCTTGTTCGTCCCCTTTCAGCAATAGCACATTGCAGAGATCTACTTCAATGGATTCTACATGTTCCAGCAAGACCCTTGAAGGTGAAGGTTTGCCTTCGCTGTGTAGCGGCAATGCATTTGATTCCGGCTTGGGATCCACTAATGCACACGAGCAACTGGAGAGAGGTTGTGATTCTGGTCAAGATGGGAACAACCTTGTTTTAGAGACGACTTGCTTGGGCAAGCCTGAAGAGGATGATTCAGCAATGGTTTCACAATCTGAACTTGCAATGGCAAACAGTAAAGAGCACAACTTTAGTGAATGCATGGAAAACGCTGAGAACAGtcaacatagtttggttaaaaacCTGCGGGATAAATTTCAGATTTCTAATACTTGA